One Nitrospira sp. genomic region harbors:
- a CDS encoding DUF2029 domain-containing protein produces the protein MGLFLNLGTDYALYLAQSAVMDSGASSQIYDLSAADGPYRKLLDRYNSDPSYQGWTADIIVGPVPYPPIFAWALRPFTWISPPVSFALWFCLNLCLALIIGWRLASHCGSLDKPTTILLFLGSYPVVLSFYVGQIQIMLAWCITEFYLAMRGGREFRAGMWLGCLLLKPHYGLLLGLLLLWKRRWSAVLGAGAAGSIILGASVLVSGVHGLRAYPAAFSGMAQFRGDDPAVMINWRSVILDLYPSIYGRNGTLLTLALAAATLFSLAWVWRGEWNPNAADFPVKVLLTLLGTLIASFHSHPYGAVLLAMPLVVVLSSGQFHKTAWWVVGIGAVVPTLILELGYSGSLTNSQFYAHLVLASQVLKVVMFAMFGYFYARVCGLSVVGPDSSRMMRGGWIRARAFIPGIGRAASRVLNP, from the coding sequence ATGGGGCTGTTCCTGAATTTGGGCACCGATTATGCGCTGTACCTCGCCCAGTCAGCAGTTATGGATTCCGGGGCCTCCTCTCAAATTTACGACCTGTCGGCTGCGGACGGCCCCTACCGAAAATTGTTAGATCGGTATAACAGCGATCCGAGTTATCAAGGATGGACGGCGGATATTATTGTCGGCCCCGTCCCCTATCCTCCGATATTCGCCTGGGCACTTCGACCGTTTACATGGATTTCACCACCGGTCAGTTTTGCTCTATGGTTTTGTTTAAATTTGTGCTTGGCCCTGATCATTGGCTGGCGGTTGGCGAGCCATTGTGGATCGCTCGATAAACCAACCACCATTTTGTTATTCCTGGGATCCTACCCCGTGGTACTTAGTTTCTATGTTGGGCAAATCCAGATCATGCTGGCGTGGTGTATTACCGAGTTTTATTTAGCCATGCGCGGTGGGCGAGAGTTTCGGGCAGGTATGTGGCTGGGATGTCTGCTGCTCAAGCCTCACTATGGCCTGCTACTGGGACTGCTTTTGCTCTGGAAACGACGCTGGTCTGCTGTTTTAGGTGCAGGTGCCGCCGGAAGCATAATTCTGGGGGCTTCGGTGTTGGTCAGTGGTGTACACGGACTACGTGCCTATCCTGCTGCATTTAGCGGAATGGCGCAATTTCGAGGGGATGATCCGGCGGTCATGATCAATTGGCGATCCGTCATCCTGGATCTCTACCCGAGCATTTATGGAAGAAATGGAACGCTGCTGACCCTCGCGTTGGCGGCAGCCACATTGTTCTCTCTTGCCTGGGTGTGGCGAGGTGAATGGAACCCCAATGCGGCGGATTTCCCGGTGAAGGTTCTTCTCACTCTGCTAGGAACGCTTATCGCGAGTTTCCATAGCCATCCATACGGTGCCGTGCTGCTTGCCATGCCGCTTGTCGTGGTGCTTTCTTCTGGACAGTTCCATAAGACAGCCTGGTGGGTGGTTGGGATTGGCGCTGTAGTTCCGACACTGATTCTTGAGCTCGGTTACTCCGGGAGTCTGACGAACTCCCAATTCTATGCGCATCTCGTTCTCGCGTCGCAGGTACTTAAAGTGGTGATGTTTGCAATGTTCGGATACTTTTATGCGCGGGTGTGCGGGTTGAGCGTTGTTGGCCCTGATTCCAGCCGAATGATGAGAGGTGGATGGATTCGGGCCAGGGCGTTCATCCCGGGTATTGGGCGAGCAGCCTCCCGTGTTTTGAACCCTTAA
- a CDS encoding efflux transporter outer membrane subunit, whose translation MRRLALVLSSTLLAACAVGPDFTRPDATTPDAFRMAGPGGEAASIANTPWWELLKDQELQKLIRTALEENKDLKRAAAAVEEFQARLFVAKTDFAPQMNVTANAPLFGRKSNFLFPGFPNPFNYYLQGNLSWEIDIWGRIRRSNEAARGDLLSREENRRAIVLQLVSGVAEAYFDLLQFDMQLDIAHRTLKSWEESVRIAQARLRQGMISKLDADQFEAERANAAAKAAEFERQKVQKENQLSVLLGRNPGRIARGHSLTDQVMPPEVPPGLPSELLQRRPDILQAEQDLAAATARIGMAKADRFPKLSITGILGVASPHLSRLVANETAFGVAGPGLAAPLLNAQILGFQQKAAEAQARQAVAQYEQSVLVAFKEVEDSLVAVRTVRDQRAAQLQQVEALRSALSLANLRYKGGLANYLDVLIAQRNLFDAELALMGTHRLHLVSIVQLYKALGGGWMPEGQSPAEPSRPTSATQK comes from the coding sequence ATGCGTAGATTGGCCTTGGTGCTTTCTTCGACTCTTCTGGCGGCCTGTGCGGTCGGCCCTGATTTCACCCGACCTGATGCCACGACTCCTGATGCATTCCGCATGGCGGGGCCTGGCGGTGAAGCCGCGTCCATAGCCAATACGCCCTGGTGGGAGTTGCTGAAGGACCAAGAACTTCAAAAGCTGATTAGGACGGCGTTGGAGGAAAACAAAGACCTCAAGCGTGCCGCGGCGGCGGTCGAAGAATTTCAGGCCCGATTGTTTGTCGCGAAGACCGACTTCGCTCCGCAAATGAATGTGACGGCTAACGCTCCGCTCTTCGGTCGTAAGAGCAACTTTCTCTTCCCCGGATTTCCCAACCCGTTCAACTATTACTTGCAAGGGAATCTGTCCTGGGAGATCGATATCTGGGGACGAATTCGCCGGTCCAATGAGGCGGCGCGGGGCGATCTCTTGTCTCGAGAGGAAAATCGACGTGCCATTGTGTTGCAGCTGGTCAGTGGCGTGGCCGAGGCCTACTTCGACTTGTTGCAGTTTGACATGCAGCTCGACATTGCCCACCGCACTCTCAAATCCTGGGAAGAATCGGTCAGGATTGCGCAGGCTCGCTTGCGACAGGGCATGATCTCCAAGCTCGATGCCGATCAGTTCGAGGCTGAACGGGCCAATGCCGCGGCTAAGGCCGCAGAGTTCGAGCGGCAAAAGGTGCAGAAGGAAAATCAGTTGAGTGTATTGCTGGGCCGAAACCCCGGGCGGATCGCACGCGGGCATTCACTTACCGATCAGGTCATGCCGCCAGAGGTGCCACCCGGGCTTCCTTCCGAGCTCCTTCAACGGCGTCCGGATATTTTGCAGGCCGAACAAGATCTGGCCGCTGCCACGGCCCGAATCGGAATGGCCAAGGCCGACCGGTTTCCCAAATTGAGTATTACCGGGATTCTAGGGGTAGCGAGCCCGCACTTGTCTCGGTTGGTGGCCAATGAGACGGCATTCGGGGTCGCCGGGCCCGGTTTGGCTGCCCCGTTATTGAATGCGCAAATCCTTGGATTCCAACAGAAAGCTGCAGAGGCACAAGCGCGACAGGCGGTGGCCCAATACGAGCAATCGGTGTTGGTGGCATTTAAGGAAGTGGAGGATTCTTTGGTCGCGGTAAGGACAGTACGCGACCAGCGCGCCGCACAGTTGCAACAGGTCGAAGCGTTGCGGTCAGCACTAAGCCTTGCCAACCTACGCTATAAGGGCGGGTTGGCAAATTACTTGGATGTCTTGATTGCGCAACGCAATCTCTTTGACGCCGAGTTGGCACTCATGGGAACACATCGGTTGCATCTGGTATCGATTGTTCAGTTGTATAAGGCGCTTGGTGGGGGATGGATGCCAGAGGGGCAGTCACCGGCTGAGCCATCACGGCCGACATCGGCAACTCAGAAATAA
- a CDS encoding multidrug efflux RND transporter permease subunit: protein MISHFFIDRPIFASVLSIVIVVIGLVALQALPIAQFPEITPPVVQIEADYPGANAEILADSVARPIEVQLPGIDNLLYYDSTSTNDGHMSIKLTFEIGTDVDIAQVQTQNRVKLAEPQLPPEVVRQGISINKVSPDLLAVVALSSTDPTHDTVYLSNYAILRVLDNLKRLRGVGNAIVFGSQNYSMRLILDPIRMAQLSLTPTDIANVVREQNRDFPAGTIGREPALKGTELTIPVITQGRLTEVKDFEEMIVRAMPNGSMVRLKDVARVELGAQSYTLEGRWNGKPNVFLLTFLSPGANALETVKRVRAELAEVSKGFPTGVSYDIPYDTTRFIEVSIKEVVKTLGEAMVLVILVVYLFLQSWRATLIPGVAVPVSLIGTFAGMQALGFSINTLTLFGMVLAIGIVVDDAIVVVENCERHMTQGKLSAKNAAKRAMEEVTGPVIAIVLVLCAVFVPVGFLGGITGELYKQFAITISIAVIISGFVALTLSPALCALVLKPGEERHHGLFGLFNRTFSWMQGRYISTVGMALTRRVLSVAVFAVLLVGVFLLFRIIPNSFLPEEDQGYFITIVQLPDGASKQRTDTVLSKIESYFLANPAIHSTDALSGQNFVFSTRGPNAATMFVPLRHWDERTAPQQHVKSLIGAAYGEFAKIPEALILAFNAPSIRGLGATGGFSIQLQDPSGGDFNKFSAVAQEFVAKARQNPAIGAIGTSFRVSAPRIFAKVNRERAKALGVPISEVFDTLQAYFGNLYINDFVKFGRVFRVQTEAEAQYRSTPDDISKIYVRAVGAQGPTMIPLDTVVNTEFSSGPDPVTHFNGYNTALVLGSAAPGVSSGQVLDALDKLGKEVLVPQGYGIDWSGISYQERMVGNQSLYAFGFGLLMVFLVLAAQYESWVVPFAVILAVPIGLFGALSAVWLKGMTNDIYFQIGLVTLIGLSAKNAILIVEFANKRYEEGHHLLEGTIEAAKLRFRPIVMTSMAFILGVVPLVIATGAGAASRNSIGTGVFGGMLAATFLAIFFVPLFFVLIRSLSRSQKNQIPPSIHKGPDEPEKERDYQHA, encoded by the coding sequence GTGATCTCGCATTTCTTTATCGATCGCCCGATTTTTGCTTCGGTATTGTCGATCGTCATCGTGGTGATCGGCTTAGTCGCCTTGCAGGCGCTCCCGATCGCCCAGTTCCCCGAAATCACTCCTCCCGTTGTGCAGATCGAAGCCGACTATCCCGGCGCCAACGCGGAAATTCTGGCCGATTCGGTGGCGCGGCCGATTGAAGTGCAACTCCCCGGCATCGACAACCTGCTGTACTACGATTCCACCAGTACGAACGACGGGCACATGTCGATCAAGTTGACCTTCGAAATCGGCACGGATGTCGATATCGCGCAGGTCCAGACGCAGAATCGGGTGAAACTCGCGGAGCCCCAGCTGCCGCCCGAAGTCGTCCGGCAAGGCATCAGCATCAACAAGGTTTCGCCGGACCTGTTGGCCGTCGTCGCGTTGAGTTCGACCGATCCGACGCATGACACGGTCTATCTTTCCAATTATGCGATTCTTCGCGTCCTCGACAACCTGAAGCGCCTTCGTGGCGTGGGGAATGCGATCGTGTTCGGGTCCCAGAATTATTCAATGCGGCTGATTCTGGACCCGATTCGCATGGCTCAACTTAGCCTCACGCCGACGGACATTGCGAATGTCGTTCGCGAGCAGAACCGTGATTTTCCCGCCGGGACTATCGGGCGGGAGCCGGCGTTGAAGGGCACCGAGCTGACGATTCCCGTCATTACGCAAGGCCGCCTCACGGAAGTGAAGGACTTCGAGGAGATGATCGTCCGCGCCATGCCCAATGGGTCCATGGTCCGGTTGAAGGACGTCGCCCGTGTTGAACTGGGAGCGCAATCCTATACGCTGGAAGGGCGCTGGAACGGCAAGCCGAACGTGTTTCTGTTGACGTTCCTTTCACCGGGGGCGAACGCGCTGGAAACGGTGAAGCGGGTTCGCGCTGAATTGGCAGAGGTGTCCAAAGGGTTTCCCACCGGCGTGTCGTACGACATTCCGTATGACACCACCCGCTTTATCGAAGTCTCCATCAAAGAGGTGGTGAAGACGCTGGGCGAGGCGATGGTGCTCGTCATCCTGGTGGTGTACCTCTTCTTGCAAAGCTGGCGCGCGACGTTGATACCAGGTGTGGCGGTGCCGGTGTCTCTGATCGGCACGTTCGCCGGCATGCAGGCGCTGGGGTTCTCGATCAATACCCTGACCTTGTTCGGGATGGTCCTGGCCATCGGCATCGTGGTGGACGATGCCATCGTCGTCGTGGAAAATTGCGAACGGCACATGACCCAGGGCAAGCTTTCGGCGAAGAACGCCGCCAAGCGGGCAATGGAAGAAGTGACAGGGCCGGTGATCGCCATTGTGCTGGTGTTGTGCGCGGTGTTCGTGCCCGTCGGCTTTCTCGGCGGTATCACCGGGGAGCTCTACAAGCAATTCGCCATCACGATTTCCATTGCCGTTATTATTTCAGGTTTTGTGGCGTTGACGCTCAGCCCTGCCCTCTGCGCCCTGGTCCTCAAGCCGGGCGAAGAACGGCATCATGGACTGTTTGGTTTGTTCAACCGGACCTTTTCCTGGATGCAGGGGCGCTATATCTCGACGGTCGGGATGGCGCTGACGCGGCGTGTGCTGTCGGTTGCGGTATTCGCCGTCCTTCTTGTCGGGGTGTTTCTGTTGTTCAGGATCATTCCGAATAGTTTTTTGCCGGAAGAAGACCAGGGATATTTCATCACGATCGTGCAACTACCGGATGGGGCCTCGAAGCAGCGTACGGATACGGTATTGAGCAAGATCGAAAGCTACTTTTTGGCCAATCCGGCGATTCATTCAACGGATGCGCTTTCGGGTCAAAATTTCGTGTTCAGTACACGTGGCCCCAATGCGGCGACCATGTTTGTTCCGCTGAGGCATTGGGATGAGCGGACGGCACCGCAGCAACATGTCAAATCGTTGATCGGTGCGGCCTATGGTGAATTTGCGAAGATTCCGGAAGCGTTGATCCTGGCCTTTAACGCGCCGTCGATCCGAGGACTCGGCGCAACGGGTGGGTTTTCCATACAGCTCCAAGATCCCAGCGGCGGCGACTTCAATAAATTCTCGGCGGTGGCGCAGGAGTTTGTGGCCAAAGCGCGGCAGAATCCGGCGATCGGTGCCATCGGAACCAGCTTTCGCGTCAGTGCTCCGCGAATTTTCGCCAAAGTAAACCGCGAGCGCGCCAAAGCGTTAGGCGTGCCTATTTCGGAGGTTTTTGATACGTTGCAGGCCTATTTCGGCAACCTATACATCAATGACTTCGTCAAGTTCGGTCGCGTCTTTCGCGTACAGACAGAGGCTGAGGCGCAATATCGCTCAACACCGGACGATATTTCCAAGATTTATGTGCGGGCCGTTGGCGCGCAGGGACCAACCATGATTCCTTTGGATACGGTCGTGAATACGGAGTTCAGCAGCGGTCCCGATCCTGTGACCCATTTCAATGGATACAATACGGCGCTCGTGCTGGGCTCGGCCGCGCCGGGGGTGAGCTCTGGGCAGGTGTTGGATGCGCTTGATAAATTGGGGAAGGAGGTCCTGGTACCGCAAGGATATGGAATCGATTGGAGTGGCATTTCCTATCAGGAACGCATGGTCGGCAATCAATCGCTGTATGCCTTCGGCTTTGGGTTGTTGATGGTGTTTCTGGTATTGGCGGCGCAATATGAAAGTTGGGTGGTTCCCTTTGCGGTCATCCTCGCGGTTCCGATCGGCTTGTTCGGCGCATTGAGCGCCGTCTGGTTGAAGGGGATGACGAATGACATCTATTTCCAGATCGGTCTGGTCACGCTCATCGGCCTTTCGGCGAAGAATGCCATTCTCATCGTGGAGTTTGCCAACAAACGGTATGAGGAAGGTCATCACTTGCTGGAGGGGACTATCGAGGCGGCCAAGCTCCGGTTCCGCCCGATCGTCATGACGTCAATGGCCTTCATTCTTGGTGTCGTTCCCTTGGTGATTGCGACCGGCGCCGGAGCTGCCAGTCGAAACTCAATTGGGACGGGGGTCTTCGGTGGAATGTTGGCCGCCACGTTCCTCGCAATTTTCTTTGTGCCGCTGTTCTTTGTGTTGATTCGTTCGCTGAGTCGTAGTCAGAAAAATCAGATTCCTCCTTCCATCCACAAGGGGCCGGATGAACCTGAAAAGGAGCGTGATTATCAGCATGCGTAG
- a CDS encoding efflux RND transporter periplasmic adaptor subunit translates to MVRRRQWSTVVPMVCGWLALALLPGCKQEAGSAPAPQVPEVGIVVAAAQDVPDEPEFIGQAESSRPVEIRSQVTGILKQWFFKEGRDVKKGDRLYQIDPVPFHAAMLSAKAKVAQSEARLVQAKQNLARVKPLLAEQAVSTKDVDDAVAEELAAKAALEGAKAELVKAKFDLDNTLIIAPISGMIERTRVYEGRLVSAQTDLLTMIHQVDPMYVIVSAPESFLLKRRRDTDAKRIQHPGVYQLRGVLTFVDGTTYQHEGVLDLLDVGLKTDTGSRQARVVFPNPDRVLLPGQFVRVRFKGTLKTGAILVPQRAVQQGAKGSIVFVVGKDDKVEMREIVATSWQGNQWIVEEGVHVGDRIIVEGLHKIAPGAPVKPVPVPAAGASTVPTAPPTQPERAS, encoded by the coding sequence ATGGTGAGGCGACGGCAATGGTCCACGGTAGTCCCGATGGTGTGCGGGTGGCTCGCGTTGGCCCTTCTGCCGGGGTGCAAGCAGGAAGCCGGTTCCGCGCCGGCACCCCAGGTTCCGGAAGTGGGAATTGTGGTGGCGGCTGCTCAGGATGTGCCTGACGAACCGGAGTTCATCGGACAGGCGGAGTCGTCCCGCCCCGTGGAAATACGCTCCCAGGTGACCGGCATTTTGAAACAGTGGTTTTTCAAGGAAGGCCGCGACGTCAAGAAAGGCGATCGCCTCTATCAAATCGATCCCGTGCCCTTCCATGCCGCGATGCTGAGCGCGAAGGCGAAAGTGGCTCAGTCCGAAGCGCGCCTTGTCCAGGCTAAGCAGAATTTAGCCCGCGTGAAACCGCTGTTGGCGGAACAGGCCGTGAGTACCAAGGATGTGGATGATGCGGTGGCGGAAGAACTGGCCGCGAAAGCCGCCCTCGAAGGCGCGAAGGCGGAACTCGTCAAAGCCAAATTCGATCTCGATAATACGCTGATCATCGCGCCTATCAGCGGGATGATCGAACGCACTCGTGTGTATGAAGGCCGATTGGTGTCGGCACAAACGGACTTGCTGACCATGATTCATCAAGTCGATCCCATGTATGTGATCGTCAGTGCGCCGGAGAGTTTTTTGCTGAAACGCAGGCGCGATACCGATGCCAAACGCATTCAGCATCCCGGTGTGTACCAATTGCGCGGCGTGCTCACGTTTGTCGACGGAACGACCTACCAGCATGAAGGCGTGTTGGATCTGCTCGATGTGGGTTTGAAAACCGACACGGGATCGAGGCAGGCGCGGGTGGTATTTCCCAATCCGGACCGGGTGTTGTTGCCGGGACAGTTCGTGCGGGTGCGGTTCAAGGGCACCCTCAAGACCGGCGCGATCCTGGTGCCGCAACGCGCGGTGCAGCAGGGCGCAAAGGGTTCCATCGTGTTCGTTGTGGGCAAGGACGATAAAGTTGAGATGCGGGAGATTGTGGCGACGAGTTGGCAGGGGAACCAGTGGATTGTCGAAGAAGGGGTACATGTCGGCGATCGCATTATTGTAGAGGGCCTGCATAAAATCGCGCCCGGGGCGCCGGTGAAACCTGTGCCGGTTCCCGCCGCCGGTGCCTCGACCGTTCCGACTGCTCCTCCGACGCAGCCGGAGCGCGCTTCGTGA
- a CDS encoding DUF1579 domain-containing protein has translation MRRSCVMMLCLCALLMAAPAMAKEKQGGTPMDKDAMMELWKQLATPGEPHKMLASLAGSWTTKAKEWMEPGKPATESEGTAEIKTLMDGRFIYQEYRGTMMGQSYSGIGIDGYDNMKKKYVTAWMDSMGTGLFIMEGTAGADGRTITLKGSHPEPGGGQMHHRAVWKIADSNTQTFEMYGTHHGQKESKVLEITYTRKP, from the coding sequence ATGCGACGCTCATGTGTCATGATGTTGTGCCTCTGTGCGTTGTTGATGGCGGCTCCCGCCATGGCCAAGGAAAAGCAGGGCGGCACGCCTATGGACAAGGACGCGATGATGGAGCTCTGGAAGCAACTGGCCACGCCGGGCGAGCCGCACAAAATGCTGGCAAGCCTGGCCGGCAGTTGGACGACCAAGGCCAAGGAGTGGATGGAGCCGGGCAAGCCCGCGACGGAATCGGAGGGAACGGCCGAGATCAAGACCTTGATGGACGGCCGATTTATCTATCAGGAATACCGGGGCACCATGATGGGGCAGTCCTACTCCGGAATCGGGATCGACGGCTACGACAACATGAAGAAGAAGTATGTCACCGCCTGGATGGACAGCATGGGCACGGGCCTCTTTATTATGGAAGGCACGGCCGGAGCCGACGGCAGGACCATCACGTTGAAGGGCTCGCATCCGGAGCCGGGCGGAGGCCAGATGCATCACCGCGCAGTCTGGAAGATTGCGGACAGCAATACCCAGACCTTCGAAATGTACGGCACGCATCACGGGCAAAAGGAATCAAAAGTGCTCGAGATCACTTATACGAGAAAACCGTAA
- a CDS encoding YciI family protein: MKFMILVKATKNSEAGVMPTQELLTAMMQYNQALVDAGIMLAGEGLHPSRKGARVRFSGSKRVVTGGPFAETNEVVAGYWLWQCRSMDEAIEWVKRCPNPMPGEESEIEIRPLFEAEDFGSELTPELRAHEDRMREQISRRA, translated from the coding sequence ATGAAGTTCATGATTCTGGTCAAGGCGACAAAGAATTCCGAAGCGGGCGTGATGCCGACTCAGGAATTGCTGACCGCGATGATGCAATACAATCAAGCGTTGGTCGACGCCGGCATCATGCTGGCTGGCGAGGGGTTGCATCCAAGCCGCAAAGGCGCCCGGGTGCGATTCTCCGGCTCCAAGCGCGTTGTCACCGGCGGGCCTTTCGCCGAAACGAACGAGGTCGTCGCAGGCTACTGGCTGTGGCAGTGCCGATCGATGGATGAGGCGATCGAGTGGGTGAAGCGCTGTCCCAATCCGATGCCGGGAGAGGAGTCCGAAATCGAAATCCGGCCGTTGTTTGAGGCCGAAGATTTCGGTTCCGAATTGACCCCCGAGTTGAGAGCGCACGAAGACCGGATGCGAGAACAGATTTCGCGACGGGCATGA
- a CDS encoding MoaD/ThiS family protein, whose translation MVRVILPQHLRALARIEGELSLEVVEPVTQRSVLDALEARFPMLRGTIRDHAAKRRRPFIRFFACEQDLSHEPDDRPLPDAVAQGQEPLLIVGAMAGG comes from the coding sequence ATGGTGCGTGTGATTTTACCGCAACATTTGCGAGCGCTGGCGAGGATTGAGGGAGAGCTGTCGTTGGAGGTGGTCGAGCCTGTGACGCAACGGTCGGTGCTCGATGCGTTGGAGGCTCGGTTTCCCATGTTGCGGGGGACCATCCGCGACCATGCGGCCAAGCGGCGACGGCCGTTCATCCGGTTCTTTGCCTGCGAACAGGATCTCTCCCACGAGCCGGACGATAGACCGTTGCCCGATGCCGTGGCCCAGGGGCAGGAGCCGCTGTTGATCGTCGGCGCCATGGCCGGCGGGTAA
- a CDS encoding exo-alpha-sialidase, whose translation MSRVRVLVGTKKGAFILSSDGTRKKWDVQGPLWGGWEIYHLTGSPADPDRLYASQTSSWFGQVIQRSDDGGKTWNPPGTKPEDLMGPDGMPKGESNMFLYDQSAETGKPLTTHQHYDGTQRPWEFKRVWHLEPSPTEPDTVYAGVEDAALFKSTDGGRTWRELAGLRSAKGQLWQPGAGGMCLHTILLDQRQPNRMFVAISAAGTFRTEDGGQTWTPTNKGLLSQYELPDPDAEVGHCVHRITMHPSRPNVLFMQKHWDVMRSDNGGDSWHEISGNLPTDFGFPIAVHAHEPETVYVVPIKSDSEHYPPDGKLRVYRSKTGGNEWEALTNGLPQEHCYVNILRDAMAVDACDPCGIYFGTTGGQVYASANGGDSWTSIVSNLPGVLSVEVQTL comes from the coding sequence ATGAGCCGCGTACGAGTGTTGGTGGGAACCAAGAAGGGGGCGTTCATCCTGTCGTCGGATGGAACGCGCAAGAAGTGGGACGTGCAGGGGCCCCTGTGGGGCGGGTGGGAGATCTATCACCTGACCGGCTCGCCCGCTGACCCCGATCGGCTCTACGCGTCACAGACGAGCAGCTGGTTCGGACAAGTCATCCAACGATCAGATGATGGCGGGAAGACCTGGAACCCTCCCGGGACGAAACCGGAGGATCTGATGGGGCCGGACGGCATGCCGAAGGGGGAGAGCAACATGTTCCTCTACGACCAGTCCGCGGAAACCGGCAAGCCGCTCACGACGCACCAGCATTACGACGGCACGCAGCGTCCCTGGGAATTCAAACGTGTCTGGCACCTGGAGCCTTCCCCGACGGAGCCCGACACCGTGTATGCTGGGGTTGAGGATGCCGCGCTCTTCAAATCGACGGACGGCGGACGAACCTGGAGGGAGCTGGCCGGGTTACGCAGCGCCAAGGGGCAACTCTGGCAGCCGGGCGCCGGGGGGATGTGTCTGCATACGATCCTGCTCGATCAACGGCAACCGAACCGCATGTTCGTGGCGATCTCGGCAGCCGGTACGTTTCGGACTGAGGATGGCGGGCAGACTTGGACGCCGACGAACAAGGGGTTGCTGTCTCAGTATGAGTTGCCGGACCCGGATGCGGAAGTCGGCCATTGCGTGCACCGCATTACCATGCATCCGTCACGTCCGAATGTCCTCTTCATGCAGAAGCATTGGGACGTCATGCGCAGCGACAACGGCGGCGATTCTTGGCACGAGATCAGCGGCAATCTGCCGACGGATTTTGGATTTCCCATCGCGGTGCATGCCCATGAGCCAGAGACGGTCTACGTCGTACCGATCAAGAGCGACTCCGAACATTATCCGCCGGACGGAAAACTGCGCGTCTATCGCAGCAAGACCGGAGGCAATGAATGGGAGGCGTTGACCAACGGCCTGCCGCAGGAACATTGCTATGTGAACATTCTCCGCGATGCGATGGCGGTGGATGCTTGCGATCCCTGCGGCATCTATTTCGGGACGACCGGGGGGCAAGTCTACGCGTCGGCAAATGGTGGCGACAGTTGGACGTCGATTGTGAGCAATTTGCCGGGGGTGTTGTCCGTCGAAGTCCAAACCCTGTGA
- a CDS encoding YciI family protein: MKFILLVHHDEAVFEQLDEERKRSLLSDSIGLCHQLETQGQYVHASPVHPAATATLVRVKDGKAVVTDGPFIETREQMAGYFLIEAKDHAEAVAVALRVPGATIGTVEVRPVRDVTGLP; the protein is encoded by the coding sequence ATGAAGTTCATTCTCTTGGTGCATCACGACGAAGCCGTGTTTGAGCAGCTCGACGAGGAGAGGAAACGCTCGTTGCTGTCGGACTCCATCGGGCTGTGCCACCAGTTGGAGACGCAGGGGCAGTATGTGCACGCCTCGCCGGTTCATCCGGCCGCAACGGCGACGTTGGTGCGGGTGAAGGACGGCAAGGCGGTGGTCACGGACGGGCCGTTTATCGAAACGCGTGAGCAGATGGCGGGATATTTTCTGATTGAAGCGAAGGATCACGCTGAAGCGGTAGCCGTGGCGTTGCGTGTGCCCGGAGCCACCATCGGAACAGTCGAGGTCCGACCGGTGCGGGACGTGACGGGCTTGCCATAA
- a CDS encoding YciI family protein has translation MKYLCLVYMEEKNLQAMSEAERKVLSDESMAYCDALVKQGEMLSASPLHPVETATTVRVRSGKVSTTDGPFAETKEQLAGYLLIDVRDLNDALRVAAKFPGAKYGSIEVRPIKEGGCA, from the coding sequence ATGAAGTATCTGTGCCTGGTCTATATGGAAGAAAAAAATCTGCAGGCTATGTCGGAGGCTGAACGGAAGGTGCTGTCCGATGAGTCGATGGCCTATTGTGATGCGCTGGTGAAGCAGGGCGAGATGCTGTCGGCGTCGCCGTTGCATCCGGTGGAGACCGCGACAACCGTTCGGGTCCGTAGCGGCAAGGTCTCCACGACCGACGGGCCCTTTGCGGAGACGAAGGAACAATTGGCCGGCTATTTGCTGATTGATGTGCGGGATCTGAATGATGCGTTGCGGGTTGCGGCGAAATTCCCTGGCGCGAAATACGGCAGCATCGAAGTCCGGCCGATCAAGGAAGGCGGCTGCGCCTGA
- a CDS encoding VOC family protein, protein MAKVKQKREGKVTKVPASLCWFEVPADDIARAKKFYGGLFGWTFAKIPTAIQDYWHIDTAGKDASPDGGLMPRMYPGQGITNYVAVPSVNRAVAKVEKLGGSVCKTKTEVPGMGYFAVCEDTEGNTFALWEPMLRTPRKAPRARSSKGRS, encoded by the coding sequence ATGGCCAAGGTGAAGCAGAAGCGAGAGGGTAAGGTGACCAAGGTGCCGGCCAGTCTCTGCTGGTTCGAGGTGCCGGCCGATGATATCGCCCGGGCCAAAAAATTTTATGGCGGGCTCTTCGGGTGGACGTTTGCCAAGATTCCGACCGCGATCCAGGACTACTGGCACATCGACACCGCCGGCAAGGATGCGTCGCCGGACGGTGGATTGATGCCACGCATGTACCCTGGGCAGGGCATCACCAATTATGTGGCGGTGCCGTCGGTGAACCGGGCGGTGGCGAAAGTCGAGAAGCTTGGTGGCTCGGTGTGCAAGACGAAGACTGAAGTGCCGGGTATGGGCTATTTCGCCGTCTGCGAGGACACGGAAGGTAATACGTTCGCTCTGTGGGAGCCGATGCTGCGCACACCTAGGAAAGCTCCCAGGGCCCGTTCCTCAAAAGGGAGGTCATGA